CGCACATAGCACGTTGCTAAGCGTAGTGAAGTATCTGAAAGCTTTTTTTCCTCTGGATGGGCTCCATTTCCCATCCTCTCTAAAGAACCTTATCGTCAAGATTAACGTAAGTACGAATATTATTAAGTTAATAACAAAAGAGATAATAGAATCAACATTTTCCATATGATAATTCTACCATTATTTCGTACTTATTCCACAATATAGATGTAGTTGTCTTTTCTTTGAGCAGCATCTGGTAAGTGTTGACGAATTCCAGCACGAGGTTTATGCACATCACACGTGACAAATAAACTTTCAAATCGGGATATGGATTAAAAGCTACAGGAATTCATAAAATATAAGGATTATTAAAAAAAGCAAGGTTGTATCCCAATGTTGTACAGCCTTGCTTCTAAAATATTGAAAAGTTTTACTAAAATTCATCTATAAAGATACATGTTATACTTGCCAAAATATTCAATATACTCTATGAAAAGGTATTTGATATAAAAAAGCAGTAATGCCACTTTTTTAATTCATCATTCTGAAAAGCTTTCACACAGAGTTCCCTTCAGCTAACAATAATCTCACCTTTCGCATTTTCGTCATCCATTATGATCTCAGACACTTCGGGAACTGTAATTTTGCCGCTCAGAGGGTTCTTGATACTAATAACGGGAGTAGTAATAACTGCTTCAACATCTGATTTTTCAAATGCGAGGTCTGTATCTAGCATTTTGCAGTTGATAAGCTTTAATCCTTTACAATAGCAAAGAGGCTGCGTCCCAATTATTGTACAATTCTCAAAAGTCACATTTTCACAATACCATGCAAGATACTCTCCCTTGACTATGCAATTTTTTACAACAACGTTCTTAGCATGCCAGAAAGCATCCTTTGTATCAAAATCACAATTTTCAAACGCAGAGTCAGTAATATACTGGAATGAATACTTACCCTTAAGTTTTACGTTCTCGAAAGTTAACCTGTCAGAGCGCATCATGAAGTATTCACCTTCCACGGAGGTGTCTTTCATTTCAATATTGTTAACAGACCATCCAAACTCAGGAGAAATGATGTCACTATTCTCTATTCGGATATCTGAGCACTCGCGGAGGGCTTTAATGCCATGAAGTTTGGAATTTGTTATGGTAACATTTGTTGTATACCATAGTGCTGCCCTGCACTTGTCTGTCATTTCACTTCTGTCAATCCTAAGATTGTCATCATGCCAGAAGGGATATCTAAGGTTAAAAAAGCTGTTCCTGACCTCGATATTTTTACTCTCCTTAAAGGCACTCTCTCCATCAGCCGGTCCATCAAAGCTGCAATTTTCTACAATAATTCCATCGCTTCCGTAAAGGGCTCTTTCCTCATCAAATTTCTTATCCTTTATAATTGTAGCACTCATCCAATCACCTTTTTTTCAAAACCTTCCAATGATAATAAGTATTTTTTTATTATTATAACGATAATGCATATATAGCTAATCAGTCAATCCTGATAGCTTTCATCTGGCGCTTTCTCACATACATTGCTTTGTCTGCGCGTTTGAAAACATTTTCATA
Above is a genomic segment from Butyrivibrio sp. AE3004 containing:
- a CDS encoding DUF3737 family protein — encoded protein: MSATIIKDKKFDEERALYGSDGIIVENCSFDGPADGESAFKESKNIEVRNSFFNLRYPFWHDDNLRIDRSEMTDKCRAALWYTTNVTITNSKLHGIKALRECSDIRIENSDIISPEFGWSVNNIEMKDTSVEGEYFMMRSDRLTFENVKLKGKYSFQYITDSAFENCDFDTKDAFWHAKNVVVKNCIVKGEYLAWYCENVTFENCTIIGTQPLCYCKGLKLINCKMLDTDLAFEKSDVEAVITTPVISIKNPLSGKITVPEVSEIIMDDENAKGEIIVS